A genomic segment from Diospyros lotus cultivar Yz01 chromosome 5, ASM1463336v1, whole genome shotgun sequence encodes:
- the LOC127802120 gene encoding uncharacterized protein LOC127802120 → MDAYHMLLGRPWQYDVDAQHSGENNVHRLEKGGVKYTLLPLCPKTSEVEGQTFLTIAHSGQEIEDAIRESKVVNEAIVKHVLLNGTQQGIVEYSKPIKSLSEEFGEVMSNNLPYGIPPMRDIQHHIDPIPIVSLPNLPYYRMSSKERDFEGNVGRAIEKRARFKRA, encoded by the coding sequence TTGGGTAGACCTTGGCAGTATGATGTGGATGCTCAGCATTCTGGGGAAAATAATGTGCATAGGCTTGAGAAGGGAGGAGTAAAATACACATTGCTACCACTTTGTCCTAAAACTTCTGAAGTGGAGGGTCAAACCTTCCTTACCATTGCCCATTCCGGGCAAGAGATTGAGGATGCAATCAGGGAATCCAAGGTGGTGAATGAAGCAATTGTGAAACATGTTTTGTTGAATGGAACACAGCAAGGAATAGTTGAGTATTCAAAACCGATTAAATCATTGTCGGAAGAGTTTGGAGAAGTGATGTCAAATAACCTACCATATGGGATCCCGCCAATGAGAGATATTCAACATCACATTGATCCGATTCCTATCGTTAGTTTGCCAAATCTACCCTACTACCGAATGAGTTCAAAAgagagagattttgaaggaaatgTTGGAAGAGCTATTGAGAAAAGGGCCAGATTCAAGAGAGCATGA